Proteins found in one Planococcus citri chromosome 2, ihPlaCitr1.1, whole genome shotgun sequence genomic segment:
- the LOC135835273 gene encoding beta-1,4-galactosyltransferase 1-like: MSRINILALILKHHKFKLFLLFLTLLVLFNSLLYTQFFTVFDVIPQNKVFSNLVFDTNRNSTSVNCTFHTIDSSSRLHYPDTNVPDDLNSWAKNLNITAGEWKPHDCVALFYVAIVIPYRNREEHLKIFLYNIHPFLQNQNIHYRIYVIEQSDPLNFNRGKLFNIGFVEALKDHPYPCFIFHDIDLLPQNYDNIYACTRYPRHMSSSIDKFRYQVPYDRNFGGVVAILSEQFRLVNGFANSFYGWGGEDDDFFNRVRISGLRVSRFAQEVSRYASLPHQQAEPADDRVDKLNRGIYSYSKDGLNSLRYLVASKIFNITHVHISVYT, translated from the coding sequence atgtCTCGTATAAATATTCTAGCTTTAATTCTAAAGCATCATAAATTTAAGCTATTCCTTTTATTTTTAACTCTTTTAGTATTATTTAATAGCCTTTTATATACTCAATTCTTTACGGTATTCGACGTTATCCCTCAGAACAAAGTATTCTCCAATCTAGTCTTCGATACAAATCGTAACAGCACTTCCGTCAACTGCACTTTTCATACTATTGATTCGAGTAGTAGATTGCATTACCCCGACACCAACGTACCAGACGATCTAAACTCTTGGGCCAAAAATCTCAACATTACTGCAGGAGAATGGAAACCTCACGATTGCGTCGCTTTGTTTTACGTCGCCATCGTAATACCTTACCGGAACCGCGAAGAGCATCTGAAAATCTTCCTTTACAACATCCATCCTTTTCTACAAAACCAAAACATACATTATCGAATCTACGTTATCGAGCAATCAGACCCTCTGAATTTCAATCGAGGCAAATTATTCAATATCGGATTTGTCGAAGCTCTAAAAGATCACCCATATCCTTGTTTTATATTCCACGATATCGATTTACTGCCTCAAAATTACGATAATATCTACGCTTGTACGCGTTATCCTCGTCATATGTCATCCAGCATCGACAAATTCCGATATCAGGTTCCTTACGATCGTAATTTTGGCGGAGTTGTTGCCATTTTGAGCGAACAATTTCGTCTAGTCAACGGATTCGCCAACTCTTTTTACGGATGGGGTGGCGAAGATGACGATTTCTTTAATCGTGTACGAATATCTGGTCTTCGAGTGAGTAGATTCGCTCAAGAGGTATCTCGATATGCAAGTTTGCCTCATCAACAAGCTGAGCCGGCTGACGATCGTGTCGATAAACTGAACAGAGGAATATATTCTTATTCTAAAGATGGTCTCAATTCATTAAGGTATCTAGTTGCTTCTAAGATTTTTAATATTACTCATGTTCATATATCAGTTTatacttga